Proteins found in one Pseudomonadota bacterium genomic segment:
- the rrtA gene encoding rhombosortase has translation MIRRAFDKLTQGRVPWVTLTVSLGALAVLLFGDQARELLIYDRGAIDGGQWWRLWTAHLVHADALHLFWNLSAFASLAGHYEIAPEGGRNRLLAMLAASSTLVGVGLYTLFPEWITYSGLSGVCYAPLIALLVLLGQRTGTAVFRWLVAGVVLKVGVELWVGGGLFEWFGSLQTATEVHALGLLVGAAAVLAWHSPRRTRSNQTVPDDLRSPLAGRV, from the coding sequence GTGATCCGTCGCGCCTTCGACAAGCTGACCCAGGGCCGTGTGCCCTGGGTCACGCTCACGGTATCCCTTGGGGCGTTGGCAGTGCTGCTGTTCGGTGACCAGGCCCGTGAGCTGCTCATCTACGACCGCGGGGCGATCGACGGCGGGCAATGGTGGCGCCTGTGGACCGCTCACCTCGTGCATGCCGATGCCTTGCACCTGTTCTGGAACTTGAGCGCCTTCGCCTCACTCGCCGGGCACTACGAGATCGCGCCGGAGGGTGGCCGCAATCGCCTGCTGGCGATGCTGGCGGCGAGCAGCACCCTGGTGGGCGTTGGGCTGTACACGCTGTTCCCCGAGTGGATCACGTACAGCGGCTTGTCGGGAGTTTGCTATGCTCCGCTCATCGCCCTGCTGGTGCTGCTAGGGCAGCGTACCGGCACCGCGGTGTTCCGCTGGCTGGTGGCCGGCGTGGTGCTCAAGGTGGGCGTCGAGCTGTGGGTGGGCGGCGGCCTGTTCGAATGGTTCGGCAGCCTGCAGACGGCCACCGAGGTGCATGCGCTAGGGCTGCTCGTCGGCGCCGCTGCCGTGCTCGCCTGGCACAGCCCGCGACGCACTAGATCCAACCAGACCGTTCCCGATGACCTTAGATCTCCACTTGCAGGGCGGGTTTGA
- the proC gene encoding pyrroline-5-carboxylate reductase: protein MTTPDIAQRGLYLLGCGKMGSAMLSGWLEGGLPASAVWVTDPFPSPWLEELSQAQGLHLNAGTPPSPAVALLAVKPQMMDDALPALASLGGGDTLMLSVAAGTPLGRFEQVFGAATPIVRAMPNTPAAIGKGITAIIGNGAAGEPHLALAQSLLSAIGEVIRLEREEQMDAVTAVSGSGPAYVFHMVEAMAAAGETQGLSPALAMQLARATVSGAGALVEQSEESVSQLRINVTSPAGTTEAGLKVLMDEVRGLPPLLRATVEAAAERSRELGR, encoded by the coding sequence GTGACCACACCAGACATCGCCCAACGCGGCCTCTACCTGCTCGGGTGCGGCAAGATGGGCTCGGCCATGTTGTCCGGTTGGTTGGAGGGCGGCCTGCCCGCGAGCGCGGTCTGGGTGACCGATCCCTTCCCGTCCCCTTGGCTCGAGGAGCTCTCCCAGGCGCAGGGGCTACACCTCAACGCGGGCACGCCGCCGTCGCCTGCCGTGGCGCTTCTCGCTGTGAAGCCGCAGATGATGGACGATGCCCTTCCGGCCCTCGCGTCCCTCGGTGGTGGCGATACGCTGATGCTCTCTGTGGCGGCGGGCACACCCCTGGGGCGCTTCGAGCAAGTCTTCGGCGCAGCCACCCCTATCGTGCGCGCGATGCCGAACACGCCGGCGGCGATCGGTAAGGGCATCACCGCCATCATCGGCAATGGCGCGGCCGGCGAGCCACACCTCGCCCTTGCCCAGTCCTTGCTGTCGGCGATCGGCGAGGTCATCCGCCTGGAGCGTGAGGAGCAGATGGATGCGGTGACCGCCGTATCCGGATCCGGGCCTGCCTATGTATTCCATATGGTGGAGGCGATGGCCGCGGCTGGCGAGACGCAAGGGCTGTCGCCGGCTCTCGCGATGCAACTGGCGCGGGCCACCGTGTCTGGCGCGGGTGCCCTTGTGGAGCAGTCCGAGGAGAGCGTTTCGCAGCTGCGTATCAATGTGACCAGTCCGGCGGGTACGACCGAGGCGGGGCTGAAGGTGCTCATGGATGAGGTGCGGGGACTGCCGCCGTTGCTGCGTGCCACCGTCGAGGCGGCGGCGGAGCGAAGTCGAGAGCTCGGGCGTTAG
- a CDS encoding VIT domain-containing protein has translation MRRMITSCLAASVALVGLVAAGPGNAAGLLHPKGATESPLELRAHMVDVVVEDGYVVTHVEQIFANAWDTDLEAIYSFPVPEDAAVSAFTYWIDDKPVHGEVVEKKRAREIYERERDAGREAAVTEQDDYRSFDISVTPVRAHDDVRIRLSYIQPAHVDMSIGRYTYPLEDGGTDEAKLSFWGTQSAVQEYFRFGMWVRPAVPLAGLRLPAHPQAQVNQEADGSYRVLIESGQRPAIPGARMTATLDEEESVDQGGAATGQFGTVEVPAPGGAHAFDLDEDIVVYWRLQDGLPGGVDVVANRPDPAEPGTFMLTVTPGDELKPLSQTGADWIFVVDISGSMGGKIHSVKEGLAQAFEGMRPNDRAQIVVFDNEVATLTRDFIDGSPASVRTLKSKAASIATGGGTNLFAGLDRGLALADADRSTALILITDGVANVGETDHNKFIELIEKKDVRLFTFVMGNGTNRPLLESMTRASAGESFSVSNSDDIIGHVRNAVAKLQHEALRDVRVSIDGVGARAMSPANLGTLYSGKQLTVFGRYAHGGQATLKVSGKINGRPQVYESVVTFPDVANENPEIDRLWYFSRIEELMEQLLQFGESGERVDAVVDLAVEGGLVTPYTSMLVVRDEVFASEGIDRRNEARVAEEQVAQTARAARQVVTRDAQVAGQPQPYQGARPSHSGGGGGTGGGNVGLLGLLLAWFTQRFGKARCDGVAA, from the coding sequence ATGCGACGCATGATTACCTCTTGCCTGGCCGCCAGCGTGGCCCTGGTCGGGCTGGTTGCCGCGGGCCCCGGCAACGCCGCCGGCCTTCTGCATCCGAAGGGCGCGACCGAATCGCCGCTGGAACTGCGCGCCCACATGGTCGACGTCGTGGTGGAGGACGGCTACGTCGTCACCCACGTCGAGCAGATCTTCGCCAACGCCTGGGACACGGACCTGGAGGCCATCTACTCCTTTCCCGTACCCGAAGACGCAGCGGTCTCCGCGTTCACCTACTGGATCGATGACAAGCCCGTGCACGGCGAAGTGGTGGAGAAGAAGCGCGCCCGAGAGATCTACGAACGCGAGCGTGACGCCGGCCGCGAGGCGGCGGTGACGGAGCAGGACGACTACCGCAGCTTCGACATCAGCGTCACCCCCGTCCGCGCCCACGACGATGTGCGCATCCGCCTGAGCTATATCCAGCCCGCCCACGTGGACATGAGCATCGGCCGCTACACCTACCCGCTGGAGGACGGCGGCACCGACGAGGCGAAGCTCTCCTTCTGGGGCACGCAGAGCGCCGTGCAGGAGTACTTCCGCTTCGGGATGTGGGTTCGCCCGGCCGTTCCCCTGGCGGGCCTGCGCTTGCCTGCCCATCCTCAGGCGCAGGTGAATCAGGAGGCCGATGGGTCCTACCGGGTGTTGATCGAGAGTGGTCAACGGCCCGCGATTCCGGGCGCTCGCATGACGGCGACGCTCGACGAGGAGGAATCGGTCGATCAGGGCGGGGCTGCCACCGGCCAATTCGGCACGGTCGAGGTCCCCGCGCCTGGCGGCGCGCACGCCTTCGACCTGGATGAGGACATCGTCGTGTACTGGCGCCTGCAGGACGGGCTGCCCGGTGGCGTCGACGTGGTGGCCAACCGCCCCGACCCCGCCGAGCCCGGCACCTTCATGCTTACCGTGACGCCCGGCGATGAGCTGAAGCCGCTGTCGCAAACCGGCGCTGACTGGATCTTCGTCGTCGACATCTCCGGCTCCATGGGCGGCAAGATCCACAGCGTGAAGGAAGGGCTTGCCCAGGCCTTCGAGGGCATGCGCCCCAACGATCGCGCCCAGATCGTGGTGTTCGACAACGAGGTGGCCACGCTCACGCGCGATTTCATCGACGGTTCCCCGGCGAGCGTGCGCACGCTGAAGAGCAAAGCGGCGTCGATCGCCACCGGCGGTGGCACCAACCTCTTCGCGGGTCTCGATCGTGGCCTGGCCCTGGCCGACGCGGACCGCTCCACGGCCCTGATCCTGATCACCGACGGCGTGGCCAACGTGGGCGAGACCGATCACAACAAGTTCATCGAGTTGATCGAGAAGAAGGACGTGCGCCTGTTCACCTTCGTCATGGGTAACGGCACCAACCGACCGCTGCTCGAGAGCATGACCCGCGCCTCGGCCGGCGAGTCGTTCAGCGTCTCCAACAGCGACGACATCATCGGCCACGTGCGCAACGCCGTGGCGAAGCTCCAGCACGAGGCCCTGCGTGACGTGCGCGTGTCGATCGATGGCGTAGGCGCGCGGGCCATGAGTCCTGCAAATCTCGGCACCCTGTACTCCGGCAAGCAGTTGACCGTGTTCGGGCGCTACGCCCACGGCGGTCAGGCGACGCTGAAGGTGAGCGGCAAGATCAACGGTCGCCCGCAGGTGTACGAAAGCGTCGTGACCTTCCCCGACGTCGCCAACGAAAACCCTGAGATCGACCGCCTCTGGTACTTCTCGCGCATCGAGGAGCTGATGGAGCAGCTGCTGCAGTTCGGCGAGTCGGGCGAGCGGGTCGATGCCGTGGTCGACCTCGCGGTGGAAGGCGGTCTCGTGACGCCGTACACCTCCATGCTGGTGGTGCGCGACGAGGTGTTCGCGAGCGAAGGCATCGATCGGCGCAACGAAGCGCGCGTCGCCGAGGAGCAGGTGGCGCAGACGGCGCGGGCGGCCCGCCAGGTGGTGACGCGCGATGCGCAGGTGGCGGGGCAACCCCAGCCGTACCAGGGTGCGCGACCGAGCCACAGCGGCGGCGGTGGTGGTACCGGTGGCGGTAACGTCGGTCTGCTCGGTCTGCTGCTCGCATGGTTTACCCAACGCTTCGGTAAGGCTAGGTGTGATGGGGTGGCGGCGTGA
- a CDS encoding TonB-dependent receptor produces the protein MSGPRRGGWRHLLIWTLAALAAGPASAWDVPAGEPLEQTFARVRANGLNLVSSSALLPSAAVAEAMVQAATPAEALDACLRPHGLRLRRQGGAYFVVEAGERSRGRVELRLRPADGDSAGEALTVEFAAKRSSVRLRWPVGDALRVTSDGLAPGAYSLVVRRGDEPLLTRDVRVRARRTLDLELSLGAPNARMEEITVSASRYALVRDDEWSSEALDQVTLARLPALGGDPLRAVTRLPGVSANGLGAGLRVRGGDAEETTVFFDGLEMVEPFHLKYFQEVFSTIDSRLVGRLDLFTGGYPVRYGSALSGLVNMQSRAPPDALSGEIFADLLQTGGRVAIPFGDGRTVATLFARRSNLDLLSDLLTPRFGSPSYTDALVSLSHQRAGGRSLRASFVQNDDDIALSEPDGGEFASSRQRSRYAWMVAEHAIGDIATGRTLLAYTDTRQRRMGLIDEPDDQVADLDDRRDVTLYQLRQDWTLFPTEDDRLVVDAGLDLRAVRTCYQHTSSRAFFEPLEELVDTVASVRAADLCASGADYGAYAAARVQALPRVAFDLGLRFDGQSYYDFGDDQQVSPRLGVRLTPTDRTRLRASWGVFHQAEGVQELQVSDGVNQFFPAQRAEHAIVSLEHEFSVGLRVRVEAYRKRFSRLRPRFENLFASVELLPELQADRVRIDATRARASGVEVSLSGESSTGDLSWWVTYARTRAVDVVEGVEVPRSWDQPNALAAGLAFERGPWSFALAGRYHTGWPITEILLGEDEEGEPIPVLGSRNAARLRDYAAIDLRLSYRRPLPRGELNVFFELLNSTNRRNVCCIGYDFEDDDEEEVGVALEPSFDQWIPRVPNVGISWSF, from the coding sequence ATGAGCGGGCCGCGCCGTGGGGGCTGGCGCCATCTGCTGATCTGGACCCTGGCGGCGCTCGCCGCCGGGCCCGCATCGGCCTGGGATGTTCCGGCGGGCGAACCGCTCGAGCAGACGTTCGCGCGTGTCAGGGCGAATGGGCTGAACCTCGTCTCGAGCTCGGCTCTGCTGCCGTCGGCCGCCGTGGCCGAGGCCATGGTACAGGCCGCGACGCCGGCGGAGGCGCTGGATGCCTGCCTGCGGCCCCACGGGCTGCGCCTGCGCCGCCAGGGCGGGGCGTACTTCGTGGTGGAGGCTGGCGAGCGTTCGCGCGGCCGCGTCGAGCTGCGATTGCGCCCGGCCGATGGGGACAGCGCAGGCGAGGCGCTCACCGTCGAGTTCGCGGCCAAGCGCTCCTCCGTACGTCTTCGTTGGCCGGTGGGCGACGCGTTGCGTGTGACGAGTGATGGGCTTGCCCCAGGTGCCTACTCGCTCGTCGTGCGGCGCGGGGACGAACCGCTCCTCACGCGCGACGTTCGCGTGCGTGCGCGACGGACCCTCGACCTCGAGCTCTCCCTGGGCGCGCCCAACGCGCGTATGGAGGAGATCACCGTGAGCGCGAGCCGCTACGCCCTCGTGCGCGACGACGAATGGAGCAGCGAAGCCCTGGATCAGGTGACCTTGGCGCGGCTCCCCGCTCTCGGCGGCGATCCCCTGCGCGCCGTCACCCGCCTACCGGGCGTGAGTGCCAACGGCCTCGGCGCGGGCCTGCGCGTGCGCGGGGGCGATGCCGAGGAGACCACGGTGTTCTTCGACGGCCTGGAGATGGTGGAGCCGTTTCACCTGAAGTACTTCCAGGAGGTCTTCAGCACCATCGACAGTCGCCTGGTCGGTCGCTTGGATCTATTCACCGGCGGCTATCCGGTGCGCTACGGGAGTGCGCTCAGCGGCCTGGTGAACATGCAGTCGCGGGCGCCGCCGGACGCCCTGTCCGGGGAGATCTTTGCGGACCTGCTGCAGACCGGCGGCCGCGTGGCGATCCCGTTCGGCGATGGGCGCACGGTGGCTACGCTCTTCGCCAGGCGGAGCAACCTCGATCTGCTCAGCGATCTGCTGACGCCCCGCTTCGGCTCGCCGAGCTACACCGACGCGTTGGTGAGCCTCTCGCACCAGCGCGCCGGGGGGCGTTCCCTGCGCGCGAGCTTCGTGCAGAACGACGACGACATCGCGCTCAGCGAACCGGACGGCGGTGAGTTCGCGAGCTCCCGTCAGCGCAGCCGCTACGCCTGGATGGTCGCGGAGCATGCGATCGGCGACATCGCGACCGGCCGCACGCTCCTCGCCTACACGGACACGCGTCAGCGGCGCATGGGTCTCATCGATGAGCCGGACGACCAGGTCGCCGATCTCGACGATCGTCGCGACGTCACCCTCTACCAGCTGCGCCAGGACTGGACCCTGTTCCCCACCGAGGATGATCGCCTCGTCGTCGACGCCGGCCTGGATCTGCGCGCCGTGCGCACCTGCTACCAGCACACCTCGTCGCGAGCGTTCTTCGAGCCCTTGGAGGAGCTGGTGGACACCGTCGCCTCCGTGCGGGCGGCAGACCTCTGCGCGAGCGGCGCGGACTACGGCGCCTACGCGGCGGCACGCGTGCAGGCCCTCCCGCGCGTGGCCTTCGACCTGGGCCTGCGCTTCGACGGCCAGAGCTACTACGACTTCGGCGATGACCAGCAGGTCAGCCCGCGCTTGGGCGTCCGCCTGACACCGACGGATCGCACGCGTCTGCGCGCGAGCTGGGGCGTGTTCCACCAGGCCGAGGGAGTGCAGGAGCTGCAGGTGTCTGACGGCGTGAATCAGTTCTTTCCCGCGCAGCGCGCCGAGCATGCCATCGTCAGCCTCGAACATGAGTTTTCCGTTGGTCTGCGGGTGCGCGTCGAGGCCTATCGAAAGCGCTTTTCGCGCCTGCGACCGCGCTTTGAGAACCTCTTCGCCAGCGTCGAGCTGCTGCCGGAGCTGCAGGCAGACCGCGTGCGCATCGATGCGACGCGCGCCCGCGCCAGCGGCGTGGAGGTGAGCCTCAGCGGTGAGTCCTCCACGGGGGATCTCTCCTGGTGGGTCACGTACGCCCGCACGCGAGCGGTGGATGTGGTCGAGGGCGTGGAGGTGCCGCGGTCCTGGGACCAACCCAACGCATTGGCGGCCGGGCTCGCCTTCGAGCGAGGGCCCTGGTCCTTCGCTCTCGCTGGGCGCTACCACACGGGGTGGCCGATCACCGAGATCCTGCTCGGTGAGGATGAGGAAGGCGAACCGATCCCCGTGCTGGGGTCACGCAACGCCGCTCGCCTTCGCGACTACGCGGCCATCGATCTACGCCTGAGCTATCGTCGGCCCTTGCCCCGGGGTGAGCTCAATGTCTTCTTCGAGCTGCTCAACTCCACCAATCGTCGCAACGTCTGCTGCATCGGCTACGACTTCGAGGATGACGACGAAGAGGAGGTCGGCGTCGCCCTGGAGCCCTCCTTCGATCAGTGGATTCCTCGAGTGCCTAACGTAGGAATAAGCTGGAGCTTCTAG